One genomic segment of Pseudochaenichthys georgianus unplaced genomic scaffold, fPseGeo1.2 scaffold_590_arrow_ctg1, whole genome shotgun sequence includes these proteins:
- the ier2b gene encoding immediate early response 2b gives MIATTAMEVNAEARRILAVSISKLYASRSQRGGLRLHRSLLLSLVMRSARDIYHSSREIEMPSAAQPTPEPMETSSSSPAGEQIVPEPQPELQTSEEPESGEEGCEEGDITEDKENMSPTKQSRKRRGKAAAAPDFLPIKRARLEPGEERHAAPHCRGAESLSALSLNLNRAIAAF, from the coding sequence ATGATTGCCACAACCGCTATGGAAGTGAACGCCGAAGCCAGACGGATCCTGGCCGTGTCGATAAGCAAGCTGTACGCCTCCAGGAGCCAGAGAGGCGGGCTGAGACTGCACCGGAGCCTCCTGCTCTCCCTGGTCATGAGGTCTGCCCGGGACATCTATCACTCCTCCCGGGAGATTGAGATGCCGAGCGCCGCGCAACCGACTCCGGAACCGATGGAGACGAGCTCCAGCAGCCCGGCGGGAGAACAGATTGTTCCGGAGCCTCAACCGGAGCTCCAGACCTCCGAGGAACCGGAGAGCGGAGAGGAAGGGTGTGAGGAGGGTGATATCACGGAGGACAAAGAGAACATGAGCCCCACCAAGCAGTCCAGGAAACGCCGGGGAAAAGCCGCGGCGGCGCCAGACTTCCTGCCCATTAAGAGGGCGAGGCTGGAGCCCGGGGAGGAGAGGCACGCGGCTCCGCACTGCCGAGGAGCGGAGTCTCTGAGCGCGTTGTCTCTGAATCTGAACCGGGCGATAGCTGCCTTCTGA